Proteins found in one Enterococcus sp. 9D6_DIV0238 genomic segment:
- a CDS encoding helix-turn-helix domain-containing protein: MERLIQNMIIRRIRLLDILIHTNQWVPMKELTVRLSCSQQTVLSDCDYFENVWSDYVIIERSKKRGIRILMNKNHSIGELYKKMMKNSNDLTLLESFFFYPNKDTSFHAKRLYISESSLYRSYKRLQLVLMDRNITIAHAQDTYVLCGENELQIRLFFILYFCEVYEESEWPFAIDKDFICELVNSILKILPFRVTPLSLKFLMYSMAIAIVREDQGFMFSVGHDVGRNIDTNETIFQKIKEILLSKYPKINYKNFCQAILWWDFSWIEYKEKSVINNWSKKYMEQICSSLNVEISEKNETELTNWIQFIHIRHRVYPFQEYIIHNRFAQSSISIKRNYPTYAKNVRDILISFERQTQFPWYSKYYEELLHETFFQWNELYKQLDKKYSRLVVIVFSDLGTEHEAFLAYLIKNKFSKRVEVHCATEEKYLNDIEKKGNYDLCISNYPLKNVALENLVVVEDIPSAKNWMDIYYCMNQK, from the coding sequence ATGGAACGTTTAATACAAAATATGATAATTAGACGGATTAGATTGTTAGATATTTTGATTCATACAAATCAATGGGTACCGATGAAAGAGTTGACCGTCCGCTTAAGTTGCTCACAACAAACAGTTCTATCAGATTGTGACTACTTCGAAAATGTTTGGTCCGACTATGTTATTATCGAGAGATCAAAAAAAAGGGGTATTCGAATACTCATGAACAAAAATCACTCTATCGGTGAACTTTATAAAAAAATGATGAAAAATTCTAATGATCTAACATTACTTGAATCGTTCTTTTTTTATCCAAATAAAGATACTTCGTTTCACGCCAAACGACTATATATTAGTGAATCAAGTTTATATAGAAGTTATAAACGATTACAACTTGTATTAATGGATCGGAATATTACTATCGCTCATGCGCAAGATACATATGTTTTGTGTGGAGAAAATGAATTACAAATCCGTTTATTTTTTATACTATATTTTTGTGAAGTCTATGAAGAAAGCGAGTGGCCTTTTGCTATCGATAAAGATTTTATTTGTGAACTCGTCAATAGCATATTAAAAATTTTACCTTTTAGAGTTACTCCTCTCTCTCTAAAATTTTTGATGTATTCCATGGCAATTGCAATTGTTCGTGAAGATCAAGGATTTATGTTTTCTGTTGGACATGACGTTGGAAGAAATATCGATACAAATGAAACTATTTTTCAGAAAATTAAAGAAATTTTGCTCTCTAAATATCCGAAGATAAACTACAAAAATTTTTGTCAAGCCATATTGTGGTGGGATTTTTCTTGGATAGAGTATAAAGAAAAGAGTGTTATTAACAATTGGAGTAAAAAATATATGGAGCAAATCTGTTCTTCTTTAAATGTAGAAATTTCTGAAAAAAATGAAACCGAACTTACAAATTGGATTCAATTTATTCATATCAGACATAGAGTTTATCCATTTCAAGAGTATATTATACATAATCGTTTTGCTCAATCTAGCATATCTATAAAAAGAAACTATCCTACATATGCTAAGAACGTCAGGGATATATTAATATCATTTGAAAGGCAAACTCAATTTCCTTGGTACTCTAAGTACTACGAAGAATTACTGCATGAAACATTTTTTCAATGGAATGAGCTCTATAAACAATTAGATAAAAAGTATTCTAGATTAGTAGTGATAGTATTTAGTGATTTGGGAACAGAGCACGAAGCATTTTTAGCTTATCTAATAAAAAATAAGTTTTCAAAAAGAGTGGAAGTTCATTGTGCAACTGAAGAAAAATACTTAAATGATATTGAAAAGAAAGGCAACTATGATTTGTGTATTTCTAATTACCCACTCAAAAATGTTGCTCTGGAAAACCTTGTTGTAGTAGAGGATATTCCTTCAGCAAAAAATTGGATGGATATTTATTATTGCATGAATCAAAAATAG
- a CDS encoding immunoglobulin-like domain-containing protein produces MKSKILKGSILVYTIFVLIATLVFFTLSDQRENFADTEKDQVTELEKLDLPSGTRYKTIEYGSDISIADIFDITAMQMQGLEIKIINFDSTRIGTTDVTVLFKKKEIFSQGSLVLTVVDNEHPIITAHDITIYMGQDFDPLSEVSARDNVDGDLSTKISVSGSVDTSYEGIYELEYTVLDSSNNTALKTIEVNVIANPANAKEESVSESEESIKSNEQLIDSEPVVQTNDTNESNPLTNQNSFDNQPNIMIINGTTISYQNGGQGAGQSIIDNDPNGSASTWGGVQIQSGDDNANTHFIGHNPGVFSILFNISGGQSIIVNDNNGKATTYIITNILHLDDFGKEVTTGIDYWNETIGTAGGERITLQTCISDTENLMVFASK; encoded by the coding sequence ATGAAAAGCAAGATTTTGAAAGGTTCTATTTTGGTGTATACCATTTTTGTTTTGATTGCTACTTTAGTTTTCTTTACCTTGTCGGATCAAAGAGAAAACTTTGCTGATACTGAGAAGGATCAAGTGACGGAGTTAGAAAAGTTGGATTTACCATCTGGGACACGATACAAAACGATTGAATATGGGAGCGATATTTCAATAGCAGATATATTTGATATCACAGCGATGCAAATGCAAGGACTAGAAATAAAGATAATCAACTTTGATTCCACAAGAATCGGTACAACAGATGTTACAGTCCTTTTTAAGAAAAAAGAGATATTTTCACAAGGTTCTTTAGTTTTAACAGTTGTAGATAATGAACATCCTATTATTACCGCACATGATATCACTATTTATATGGGACAAGATTTTGATCCATTATCTGAAGTTAGCGCGAGGGACAATGTAGATGGCGATCTCAGCACCAAAATAAGTGTATCTGGATCAGTAGATACATCATATGAGGGTATATATGAATTGGAATATACCGTACTTGACTCTAGTAATAACACAGCACTAAAAACAATAGAAGTTAATGTTATAGCTAATCCCGCCAATGCTAAGGAAGAATCAGTTTCTGAGTCTGAAGAAAGTATAAAATCCAATGAACAATTAATCGATTCTGAACCAGTAGTTCAAACTAATGATACAAACGAAAGTAACCCTTTGACAAATCAAAATTCTTTTGATAATCAACCTAATATAATGATTATCAACGGCACAACAATTTCTTACCAAAATGGTGGACAAGGGGCAGGACAATCAATTATCGACAACGATCCTAATGGTAGTGCTTCAACTTGGGGAGGCGTACAAATACAATCAGGTGATGATAATGCCAACACACATTTTATCGGTCACAATCCTGGTGTATTTTCTATTCTATTTAACATATCTGGAGGTCAATCAATTATTGTAAATGATAATAATGGAAAAGCAACTACCTATATCATTACAAATATTCTACACCTAGATGATTTTGGGAAAGAAGTTACTACAGGTATCGATTATTGGAACGAAACGATTGGAACAGCCGGCGGTGAACGAATAACTTTACAGACATGCATCTCAGACACTGAAAATCTTATGGTTTTTGCATCAAAATGA
- a CDS encoding DUF4865 family protein, whose product MNAMQYKITLPNDYDMRIIRQRITDNGHKTDHFPGLLFKAYLIIDTPTKKEYAPFYIWNDAKGMNQFIFEGFYDNILASFGWQHIAVAVPLHIERSAMFAQAAYVLEIEHPIQPAEHMTAPDFSLEAEDCLGKVLVYNPDKWRYVEFYFFAQAPEDFTDSGTVYELLHLSE is encoded by the coding sequence ATGAATGCTATGCAATATAAAATCACCTTACCAAACGATTATGATATGAGAATCATCAGACAAAGAATCACCGATAATGGTCACAAAACAGATCACTTTCCTGGCTTATTATTTAAAGCCTACCTGATCATCGATACACCAACCAAAAAGGAATACGCTCCTTTTTATATTTGGAATGACGCTAAAGGAATGAATCAGTTCATTTTTGAAGGATTCTACGATAATATTTTAGCTTCATTTGGCTGGCAGCACATCGCTGTTGCTGTTCCACTTCATATCGAACGATCAGCAATGTTTGCTCAAGCCGCGTATGTACTTGAAATTGAGCATCCGATTCAACCAGCAGAACACATGACAGCGCCAGATTTTTCTCTCGAAGCTGAGGATTGCTTAGGAAAAGTTCTGGTGTATAACCCAGATAAATGGAGGTATGTTGAATTTTATTTCTTTGCACAGGCTCCAGAAGACTTCACAGATAGCGGGACAGTTTATGAACTGCTTCATCTATCGGAGTAA
- a CDS encoding DUF1456 family protein, translating to MNNNDILIRLRYALDIKDTDMIKIFKLGGLDVTKEELRVLLTKQEEADDLPRDAVCNDRTLEIFLNGLITYKRGTTPVKNGVAPKPTFLITSQRNVNNVMLKKVKIALALTSDDMLDVLRLAGVYASDSELSAILRKEGHRNYKECKDRYARNFLKGLAIKYRDL from the coding sequence ATGAATAATAATGATATACTGATTCGACTGCGTTATGCATTAGATATCAAAGATACAGATATGATCAAGATTTTTAAATTAGGCGGTCTTGATGTTACAAAAGAGGAACTACGTGTGCTGCTAACGAAGCAAGAGGAAGCGGATGACCTGCCGCGGGATGCTGTTTGTAATGATCGAACATTGGAAATTTTCTTGAATGGATTGATCACATACAAAAGAGGAACAACGCCTGTTAAAAATGGCGTTGCACCTAAACCGACATTTTTGATCACAAGCCAGCGTAATGTAAATAATGTGATGCTGAAAAAAGTCAAAATCGCTTTGGCATTGACCAGTGATGATATGCTGGATGTTTTGCGTTTGGCTGGAGTTTACGCTTCTGATAGTGAATTGAGTGCGATCCTCAGAAAAGAAGGGCACCGAAACTATAAAGAATGTAAAGACCGTTATGCTAGAAATTTCCTAAAAGGTTTGGCGATCAAGTATCGTGATTTATAA
- a CDS encoding YdeI/OmpD-associated family protein: MEIDNLLPVTTRQELRAWLQENSTTQKYCWVIVSVKPEPNKIQYLDAVEEALCFGWIDGIKKKASETQTAQRLSPRGPKSSWTELNKERVRRLERLGQMTEQGRKVLPDMDPASFKIDEEVEMRLKEEAVVYQNFLAFPELYRRIRVDTLQGYKEVQPEIFEKRLTKLIENTRANKMYGAWHDEGRLLE; this comes from the coding sequence ATGGAGATCGATAATCTATTACCAGTGACAACGAGACAAGAATTAAGGGCGTGGCTGCAAGAAAACAGCACTACTCAAAAATATTGCTGGGTGATCGTAAGTGTCAAACCTGAACCCAATAAAATCCAGTATTTAGATGCGGTAGAGGAAGCATTATGCTTCGGCTGGATCGATGGGATCAAAAAGAAAGCATCTGAGACTCAAACAGCTCAGCGTTTGTCACCTAGAGGACCTAAAAGTTCGTGGACCGAATTAAATAAAGAAAGAGTCCGCCGTCTGGAACGTTTGGGCCAGATGACGGAACAAGGACGAAAAGTTTTGCCGGACATGGATCCTGCTTCGTTTAAAATCGATGAAGAAGTTGAAATGCGTTTAAAAGAAGAAGCGGTCGTCTATCAGAATTTTTTGGCTTTCCCTGAATTGTATCGCCGTATTCGGGTCGACACTCTTCAAGGGTACAAAGAAGTACAGCCGGAAATATTCGAGAAGCGTTTAACTAAATTGATCGAAAATACTCGAGCGAACAAGATGTATGGTGCCTGGCATGATGAGGGCCGTTTGTTGGAATAA
- a CDS encoding linear amide C-N hydrolase, with translation MCTSITMTTDEQDVLLARTMDFGVVLEAEPTFIPRKKFVFNNDDSDNHKNDYAFVGMARQENDAFIFADGLNEKGLSCATLYFSGYADYNDQAHDKTYPLAPHDVVPFLLSSCATVREAAEVMENAQIENIPLDFLETVLPLHWVVTDASGQSIVIEYIDEILQIHDNTVGVMTNSPDYLWHVTNLRNYIGLSTTQKTEFQLQNIIMRPFGEGAGSFGLPGDFTSPSRFIRAAFLKSCLQEVESEVDAVTAAFHVLSNVSVPKGLVQTTDSYDYTQYTSIMMNSSLKYYYKTYNNQRIRCIDLTAEDFDAPNGKIWSSSDTEDILYRNKK, from the coding sequence ATGTGTACAAGTATCACGATGACGACTGATGAGCAAGATGTTTTATTGGCTCGAACAATGGATTTTGGCGTAGTTTTAGAAGCAGAGCCAACATTTATTCCTAGAAAAAAGTTTGTTTTTAATAATGATGACAGTGATAATCATAAAAATGACTATGCCTTCGTAGGAATGGCGCGACAAGAAAATGACGCCTTCATCTTCGCGGATGGCTTAAATGAAAAAGGCTTGTCTTGTGCAACTCTTTATTTTTCAGGTTATGCCGACTATAATGATCAAGCACATGATAAAACATATCCCTTAGCCCCACATGATGTTGTTCCATTTTTACTCTCTTCTTGCGCAACAGTTCGAGAAGCTGCAGAAGTGATGGAAAATGCCCAAATTGAAAACATTCCATTAGACTTTCTTGAGACTGTTTTACCTCTTCATTGGGTCGTTACTGATGCCTCAGGTCAAAGCATCGTGATCGAATATATTGATGAAATCCTGCAAATCCATGATAATACAGTCGGTGTGATGACCAACAGCCCGGACTATCTATGGCATGTGACAAATCTTAGAAACTATATCGGTCTTTCAACGACTCAAAAAACAGAATTTCAATTGCAAAATATCATCATGAGACCTTTCGGTGAAGGTGCTGGTTCTTTCGGCCTTCCAGGTGATTTTACATCACCCTCACGTTTTATTCGGGCAGCCTTTCTGAAATCTTGTTTACAAGAGGTCGAATCAGAAGTAGACGCAGTAACTGCTGCATTCCATGTTCTTTCCAACGTGAGTGTTCCAAAAGGGCTCGTACAAACAACAGATTCTTATGATTATACCCAATATACATCGATCATGATGAATAGTTCATTGAAATATTACTATAAAACATACAATAACCAACGTATTCGCTGTATTGATCTAACCGCTGAAGACTTCGATGCGCCAAACGGAAAAATCTGGTCAAGTTCAGATACTGAAGATATTTTATATCGCAATAAAAAATAA
- a CDS encoding LysR family transcriptional regulator, whose amino-acid sequence METNDLKIFNEVAQLKSTIKAAEKLNYVQSTVSKRMVRLENQLGRKLFHRTNRGMALTEDGERFLDYTTRILATVSEMEEAFCLDKRQVRVGGTQAITQNYLQGYIFDESLSIFTKPTADLVQKLKAGMIDFILVNKKINDQKLKEVQRIKEKLVWTQAKRNNTELLENKILISREKDCPYRNATLEILKKQNQIEASVIEIDTLDIMVTMLETNNASAILPKKLVDSNEKLQVLPNQVQKQGIIYVYTTQEMPLNKGFKLL is encoded by the coding sequence ATGGAGACAAATGACCTTAAAATCTTTAACGAAGTTGCGCAATTAAAATCAACGATCAAAGCAGCAGAAAAGCTGAATTATGTGCAATCAACAGTGAGCAAAAGAATGGTTCGCTTGGAGAATCAGCTTGGGAGAAAATTGTTTCATAGGACAAATCGTGGGATGGCGTTGACTGAAGATGGTGAACGATTTCTGGACTATACGACACGAATTTTAGCAACGGTTTCAGAAATGGAAGAAGCCTTTTGCTTGGATAAAAGACAGGTACGAGTCGGCGGCACACAGGCGATCACTCAGAATTATTTACAGGGCTATATTTTTGATGAGAGCCTCTCGATTTTTACGAAACCAACGGCTGATTTAGTTCAAAAATTAAAAGCAGGTATGATCGATTTCATACTCGTAAATAAAAAGATAAACGATCAGAAACTAAAGGAAGTTCAGAGAATCAAAGAAAAGTTAGTATGGACGCAAGCGAAGAGGAATAATACGGAACTGCTTGAAAATAAAATTCTTATTAGCAGAGAAAAAGATTGCCCATATAGAAACGCGACCTTGGAGATCCTGAAAAAACAGAACCAAATAGAAGCATCTGTTATTGAAATCGATACCTTGGATATTATGGTAACGATGCTTGAAACGAATAATGCATCTGCGATTTTACCGAAAAAACTAGTGGATTCGAATGAAAAGCTCCAGGTATTACCGAATCAAGTGCAGAAACAAGGCATAATTTACGTTTATACTACGCAAGAAATGCCGTTAAATAAAGGGTTTAAACTTTTATAG
- a CDS encoding helix-turn-helix transcriptional regulator, producing MKKIERILAIIVLLLENERISTAQLAERFSVTKRTIFRDIETIELAGFPIISHSGRNGGFSLMESFKLRTYTYSGEEKQAILEALDVKEGLFGIFDQQTTIKEKIELVQKTANTDKVIPHFSFESPTMHRPEIELETKQKINQINLALKNKQKLLVDYIDNKGEHTKRLIHPYEVILNNGSWYVYSFCEKRGAFRYFKITRIRQLVLQKELFTLVDSSRAKQKEHPGSAIRLQFPKEDLGKLYDYYTEAEIQIVDTHIEVSIYANQQKTILPFLLMFGHGVKVIAPEELRLLHQQEIAKLAQTYDD from the coding sequence ATGAAAAAGATCGAACGAATCTTAGCGATCATCGTATTGCTGTTAGAAAATGAACGTATTTCAACGGCTCAACTGGCAGAGCGTTTTAGCGTAACAAAGCGAACGATTTTCAGAGATATTGAAACGATCGAGCTAGCTGGTTTTCCTATTATTTCTCATTCAGGCCGCAACGGCGGTTTTTCATTGATGGAGTCATTTAAGCTGCGGACATATACCTACAGCGGTGAAGAAAAGCAAGCGATCTTAGAAGCCTTGGATGTCAAAGAAGGTCTATTTGGGATTTTTGATCAGCAAACGACGATCAAAGAAAAAATCGAACTCGTTCAAAAAACAGCAAATACGGATAAAGTAATACCGCATTTTTCCTTTGAATCTCCAACTATGCACCGCCCGGAAATCGAGCTTGAGACGAAACAAAAAATCAATCAAATCAATTTGGCTCTGAAAAACAAACAGAAGTTATTGGTCGATTATATAGACAATAAAGGAGAACACACGAAGCGGCTTATCCATCCTTATGAAGTGATATTGAATAATGGCAGCTGGTATGTCTATTCTTTTTGTGAAAAACGAGGGGCGTTCAGGTATTTTAAAATCACTCGAATTCGACAGTTAGTTCTTCAAAAAGAGCTATTTACTTTAGTTGATTCTTCAAGAGCAAAGCAAAAAGAACATCCAGGCAGCGCTATTCGATTACAGTTTCCAAAAGAAGATCTAGGAAAGTTATATGATTATTATACAGAAGCTGAAATCCAAATAGTAGATACACATATAGAAGTGAGCATATATGCCAATCAACAAAAAACGATTCTGCCATTTTTATTGATGTTTGGTCATGGTGTGAAGGTGATTGCACCCGAAGAATTACGATTACTACATCAACAGGAAATCGCTAAGTTGGCGCAAACTTACGATGATTGA